One Aegilops tauschii subsp. strangulata cultivar AL8/78 chromosome 7, Aet v6.0, whole genome shotgun sequence genomic window carries:
- the LOC109774250 gene encoding FBD-associated F-box protein At5g60610 yields the protein MRSNFNRSGYPEPSRSVGRLPHSGQSQTKPNPRLATMADGAGSGRSRLSALPNDLLRHIVTFLPVTEAARAATIARGWRHLWRSYPLVLRDADIPERARDAAIPRVLADHPGHFRAVILYDCRLASLDRELPTWPRLLVDKRTEKLVLAYRWFVDQPNPARLLPADILRCDSLQELTLDYWTFPSGTEVVLPRLRILAMVRIGISEQELESLIAASPVLESLRLTLNSPKHVRLRSQSLQCALVGLSRVEEFTVVDTPLLERLYLFLPPTGVVGFRIACAPNLRVLGYLDTRAHKLQIGNSVIGSDTMVNASTVVRSVKILALTVNFGVFGEVKMLASFLRCFPNVDTLHIESIPHDPSVTADEPSGEHHAKFWQEINPICCLRSHVKKMVIHDFRGDRNEFEFVKFIAMNAQELQSLLLVSHEGILSSADKVNEIKDELQCLQFPTGISAVLQVSPKAGTGLRLEKASNLTIDDPFEC from the exons atgcgGAGCAACTTTAATCGCTCCGGGTACCCCGAACCTTCCAGGTCAGTAGGCCGCCTTCCCCATTCCGGCCAAAGTCAAACCAAACCAAATCCTCGCCTCGCCACCATGGccgacggcgccggcagcggcagGTCCCGCCTCAGCGCCCTCCCCAACGACCTGCTCCGTCACATCGTCACCTTCCTCCCCGTCACGGAAGCCGCCCGCGCCGCCACCATCGCCCGCGGCTGGCGCCACCTCTGGCGCTCCTACCCGCTCGTCCTCAGGGATGCCGACATCCCCGAGCGCGCGCGCGACGCCGCAATCCCCCGAGTCCTCGCCGACCACCCGGGCCACTTCCGCGCCGTCATCCTCTACGACTGCAGGCTCGCCTCACTGGACCGCGAGCTCCCCACCTGGCCGCGCCTCCTCGTCGACAAGCGCACGGAGAAACTCGTTCTCGCCTACAGATGGTTCGTGGACCAGCCCAACCCCGCGCGCCTTCTTCCCGCCGACATCCTCCGCTGCGACTCGCTCCAGGAGCTCACCCTGGACTACTGGACGTTCCCCAGCGGCACCGAGGTCGTTCTTCCCCGCCTGCGGATTCTCGCCATGGTAAGGATTGGCATAAGCGAGCAGGAACTGGAGTCCTTGATCGCTGCCAGCCCCGTTCTAGAGTCCCTTCGGCTCACCCTCAATAGCCCCAAGCACGTCCGTCTCCGCAGCCAAAGCCTCCAGTGCGCGCTCGTTGGGCTATCCAGAGTGGAGGAGTTCACCGTGGTGGACACGCCGCTCCTGGAGCGGCTCTACTTGTTCCTGCCGCCTACTGGTGTGGTGGGGTTCAGGATCGCTTGTGCTCCCAACCTGCGGGTGCTCGGCTACCTGGACACAAGAGCTCACAAGCTGCAGATTGGTAACAGCGTCATCGGG TCAGACACAATGGTGAACGCAAGCACTGTGGTTCGAAGCGTCAAGATATTGGCGTTAACTGTGAATTTTGGTGTCTTTGGGGAGGTCAAGATGCTGGCCAGCTTCCTCAGATGCTTTCCCAATGTTGACACGCTGCACATTGAG TCTATACCGCATGATCCATCTGTAACTGCCGATGAacccagtggggagcatcatgcCAAGTTCTGGCAGGAGATCAATCCGATTTGTTGCTTGAGATCACATGTCAAGAAGATGGTTATTCATGATTTCCGAGGGGAtcgaaatgaatttgaattcgtcAAGTTCATCGCCATGAATGCCCAGGAGCTGCAGTCCTTACTGCTTGTGTCGCATGAAGGAATTTTGTCTTCAGCTGACAAGGTGAATGAGATAAAGGACGAATTGCAGTGTCTACAGTTTCCAACAGGTATCTCTGCAGTGCTGCAGGTGTCACCTAAAGCAGGCACTGGTTTGCGCTTGGAGAAAGCATCCAATCTTACAATCGATGACCCTTTTGAATGCTGA